The sequence ATATGCCCCAAAATCGTTAGAGCATATTTTTCTGAAATATGACTGGGTATATCAACTTTGGCTTCTAGCCCCATGGCCCCTAAACTTGAATAATATGAACAATGTGTCTATCCATGAGTGGATCAAACTGATTCTGAACCCAAAAAATGCTTTGGGCTTAGAAGATGATGAAGCAAGAAATTTCCAACTCTATGCCATGAATGTGGCCATATATAAATGATTAGAACTGAGGTCAGCATTGAAGGGCAACCTAGTGCAGTTATCAAGACATGTTCTCCTATCCTTCggagaacaaaaacatgtctgGAATACCGAATCAAAATGTCCTAAGAAAGAAGATCAAATGGCAAGCTCCACCTATAGGCTGGAGTAAATTAAACTTTGATGCAATTATAAGAGATGagaaaacaacaataacactGGCGAGTAGGAAtgataaatgaaatattttaatggcTTAGGCAGAGCAAACCGATCCTGGTAGTTCTTTGCTTGGGAAGTGAATGCATCTTTGTGTGTAATTGGAAGAGCAGTTTAGAattatcatggttttaaaaatcagaaAGGTCAAGGAACCGAAAAGGGgatcagttttcaattttttccaagAGAAAGGGTGCCTCCTCACAAAGGGGGCCATAGTGACCAGGCCTAGGCAACTATTTACCAAAAACACAAGTCTTTGCAAAGTCGTAAGACCATGTATGGGGGCTGACGCCTACCCAGTGTTGGAAGGTCAAGGAAGTTGGTGACCTAATGACAGGGGAGTCGGCAACCGAAGCCCTAGTGAACGACAACTGTAACTATAACGGTCCTAAGGTAGCGAACTTCCTTGTCAGGTAAGTTCTAACCCTCACGAAAGGCATAATGATCTAGGCACGGTCTTGGAGAGAAACTCGATATTCTAGTTTTTAAAGATGTGTAGCAAACCTGCCAATCCACCAAAACTAAtatgacccaacccaacccactagGTTGGGTTTAGTTGggttatgactttttttttttttttctttctttttttttaaagtgggtTGGGTGGAGTTCGATTTATAAGATTCACAAATTGACCTAACTTGACTCAACccacataaatttttaaaatttaaaaaatagattatGCAATTTTGTTATTCAATTTTTTGCCCATCTTCCTAAATAAAACTCAAATCCTAAGTTTTCATatagtttgtgttttgtttggTGTTATATTCATGATTATGTAGTTATAATTTGCTTTTATTTGTAGTGATGTTGTTCTActattcaatttaataataataataataataataataataataataataataataattgtagggGTAAAGGGCCCAACAGTATATATTGGGCCATGAGCCTTGTCCGAGAACGCTTAGTGGCTTGAGGACAAATAGACGATAGGGAAGATGTAAGAGTAAGGGTTCCACGAGTAAACTATGATTGTGAAGGTTTGGGAAGGTAGTTCGAGGAGAAATTCCTCCTTGGCTAAGCAAAGCAAAGGTCAAAAGGATTGGTCTGCCCTCGAGGGCAACACTTTGGAAGGTTCTATTGATAAAGATAAACATTAGGGAAGCATAAGATGAAgggttatgaattttttttttctttctttctttttttaaaagtgggTTGGGTGGAGTTTAATTTATAAGATTCACAAATCCATATAACTTGACCCGACCCACAtaaattttaacatatatatatatatatatatatttaaaattttaaaaatagatcatacaattttgttatttaattttttgcccATCTTcctaaataaaacccaaatcctAAGTTTTcatatagtttttgttttgtttgatgttATGTTCATGATTATGTAGTTATTAATTTGCTTTTATTTGTAGTGATGTTGTTCTACtgttcaatttaataataataataataataataacaataagaataataattgtAGGGGTAAAGGGCCCAACAATATATATTGGGTCGTGGGCCTTGTCCGAGGATGCTTAGTGGCCCAAGGATAGACAAAAGATAGGGAAGACGTAAGAGTCAGGGTTCCACAAGTAAACTATGATTGTGAAGGTTTGAGAAAGTAGTCCGAAGAGAAATTCCTCCTCGGCTAAGCAAAGCAAAGGTCAAAAGGATTGGTCCACCCTTGAGGGCAATGCTTTGGAAGGTTCTATTGATAATGATAAACATTAGGGAAGTATAGGACGAAGGAAAGCTAAGAAATAtttaagggaaagctgctaccactgcattgaatACTTTGAAGCTAACCCTTTGAccacattaatgtggaagtgataccTAAACAATGGCCAACAGCCTTACAACTACTCCCAAAGACTTCAAAAATGTGCTGATTGGACAATGATCTAAGCCAACAACTTGACCTACACGCGGACGATTGAGATGAAGAAGGACGGGatatataatagagaaagaagccCCTTGCAAGGTGGAGGAGggattagagagaaaaaagactTTGTCCATAAGAACTggacttgtaaccaaattcTAAAGATATCTATACAAGAACTAGTCTCCTCGAATATTGCTGATGACGATTTTCTTTAAGTAGAACTagtttattcttgttttcttatcATTAGGGCTTGCTGCAATCACTATCTAATtcattaaagcctagttttctagctcactctctacaaattaattgtattgggctctttggaccTAGATCCTTTTTCCGTTTGGGTTTGAGTACCAAATTGAgtccttacaataataataataataataaaaaaattgtccatCCCATGGTttaaatccaacccaacccaattcaAGTGGGTTGAGTAAAGTTgggtgggattttttttaacccaccatggtgggttagGTTGTAAAATACTCTTCAGCTCGAGCCAACCTAATCTATGCACACTCCTACTAGTTTTTATCAGATTGAttctgatgtgggatgaaaaacactcaaaccacccaaaccgtccgtggacggtcatcacctcggcagccgtccagaagttatcctcaggacgagggtaacgaacaaggacgtccagagggtgatagcgaagctacatccctcgtccgtggGGTGCGCACAGCTTACCCTgaagaggactcgtccacatggagatccatggactaggattttacacttggaatcagcaggtgcactcgacgaaggaaattcaggacgagggtaccacacttgggagaatctccgaatataatgtgacaatcccttatcccacgcataacggtcatgtatccgttgtgaaatagaaatgtaactcctggacggttatggcagttacgtttgagcctcgaatccaggagaggttcccatttcgataaccgtctatgaaggcactatataaaggctgattcagacaaggcaaaggtatgttcatttgattactccaaaaaagttggaactcagattacttagaggaaaaactaactttaccatcggaggatttttggccggcagccccggtcgcctttgatacgcttttctttctttttcaggccgtagaaagaaccagtagtcctttcaagtccgaagcatccaacctactgattttcttggcatcatcagttggcgccgtctgtgggaaagtaaacttgttattctatcccagacaaaaggttgaatggttcgaacaagatcaagggctaccagcccaggccaccaggagagtagggatgcttccagcaatccccttcgtgatcgcagatcagcacctgtagtgcaaccgccttctatgcagcacatacaatccatggctgccgctatggcagaactgacgcGTCAGAACCAGGaattgaataaggagatcaacttCAGGAGGCAGTGTCAAGGACACatggagggaagggccccaagtcaggaaggaggagagaatgtagagtccgaagatcaaacaaggggtaccgcttcaagaagggtgccgcacttggaaaaagaaatggaccagatgagaaaagccatggatgaaatgagggaaaacatgaggcgagcaaacccagtagatgatatggtccaccgaacggactcccctttcacagcctCCATCAGCGGCCACCCTCtacccccgaagttcaaaatgccttctctagactcgtacgatggaaatcgcgacccctgcgatcacattgcaactttcaagacgaccatgcacctgcagcgggtcccagacgagatcatgtgcagagcttttcccaccacactcaagggatcagcgcgagtgtggttcagcaagattcccccaaactcagtgggatcatttgaagaactgagtaagctgtttgtcaacaacttcattggaggacagcgtcacaagcgttcctcctctagcctgctgaccatagagcaaggggacaatgagagtttgcgatcttttatcacccgttttaacagagaagccttaacggtggacgagatggatgacaagctattgctagccgctttccacaatggggtcaattctgacttatttattcataagctctacgagcaggaaccgcagactatggccgagcttgtccattcagcccagaattttatgaatgccgaagacgccatcatagccaagaaaagaaaaagggcagagcgctcggaggtgggccaccatcgctaccgggaccagggacctcgtccgaagaaggttcgggtagacgagagaaaagataaggatggtaagaaggccagttcctctgcaaggaatcagcaatacacgcccctgactatgccgtTAGAGCAGGtccttatgcagatcaaggatgatccgtccttgaagtggccagacaaaatgaaggaagaccccaacaagcgtaataggagcaagtactgccgttttcatagggaccacgggcatgatacagacgagtgctttgacttgaagcaacagatagaaaatctcattagacaggggaaattgaggaacttccttggacgagaccagagagatgagaaaatgaaggctaaggtggaagaatcatcacgccccccactaggagaaataagggtaattataggaggaagctcGACGGTGCAGTcgtccaaatcaaggaagacgTACCTGagggtggtgcagaacatccaacagtcTAGACGACCTACTGGGACGAGGGAGgtagaccaacaggctgttactttcacggacgaggagacaggacgaattcaccatccacacgatgacgcgatagtcatcaccttactcatctctgactacatgaccaggagggtattgatagacaatggcagctctgcagacattctctactaccccgcgttccaacagatgaagctaggacgagatcggcttcgaccagtgaactcgtcgttggtaggattcggaggaatgaaggtgcaacctgtgggcaccatcatgtTGCCAGTAGTCGTCGGGacgtatccgcagcagataaccaaagaggtgaatttccttgttgttgattgtgcatcgtcatacaatgcaataattggaaggccaactttgaacagctggaaagcggtaacctctacctaccacttgtccattaaattcccgaccgagcacggagtaggccaggtacaaggagaccagttggctgccagagaatgctacctagccatgctggccatggacgagcatatgcaGACGATGAGCATAGACGGAAAAAGGGTTgtggctgagcccactgaagcattagaggacgtccctttggatgatgaccagcccgagaagtctaccagagttggggcgagcatggaagagggggcgaAGCACGCTTTGGTCCGGTTTCTGAGGAAAAACCTTgatgtcttcgcatggagtcatgaggacatgcctggaaTTGATCCAAACGTCATTACCCACAGCctgaatgtgtgtccctattcgaaaccagtgcgtcagaagagaagagtttttgctcccgagcgagataatgccgttaaggaagaggtgcagaagttggtcgccgcgaagtttatccgagaagttcactacccagactggttggcgaatGTAGTCATGGTCAgaaaagccaatggcaagtggcgtatgtgcgtggacttcactgatctcaacaaagcttgccccaaggatagctacccattgccacgcattgaccagttagtggactcgacggcaggtcacaagatacttagcttcatggacgctttctcagggtacaaccagattcagatgaatgaagcggatcaggagaagacctcattcatcacaagccaagggttgtattgctacaaggttatgcccttcggtttgaaaaatgcaggggcgaCCTActaaaggctggttaaccatatgttccgtcctcaaatcgggcgaaatgtggaggtttatgtggacaacatgctggtgaagagccaggacgaggataaacatcttgaagaccttcaagagacttttgacaccttgcgacggtaccacatgaagttaaatccgagcaagtgtgctttcggagtttcgtcgggtaagttcttggggtttatggtgtcgcacaggggaattgaggcgaatctggataaaatccaggcgatactgaacatggagccaccgagaaatatcaaggaagtccagtctcttactggacgagtcgccgccctcaacaggtttgtatcgaaagctactgacaaatgtttacctttctttaaggtcctcaggaaggcttttgaatggacggacgagtgtcaaaaggccttccaagacctgaagGCGTATCTAATAATGGCCCCATTGTTGAGTCCGTCTAcacctggggaagagttgtacttgtacttggcagtgtccccacacgcagtaagctcagcgttgaTCAGAGAAGAGGGAAGAGTCCAGaggccggtctattacacaagccacgcgatgagaggggcagaaggacgatacccgatgatggagaaactagccttcgcgttagtcacggcttctaggaaactgagacattattttcaggcacacatcatcaacgtcctaacagaccatcccataaaaaaggcgatgagcaggttggaagctgctggacggctggtacagtgggccgttgagctcagcgagttCGATGTCAGGTACCTCCCGAGGAGCACAATAAAAGTGcaagcgttggtagatttcattgcagaatttaCCCCCAGTCAGGACGACCTGACCAAGgatgaaggaaatgaaatgtgggtggtaaatgtagacggatcgtccacaatGTATGCatgagggattggaattgtactgaagtcccctgagggtgacaagctggagtatgcgacccgtctgcagtatccgactaccaacaacgaggctgagtatgaggctctactcaaggggttggaattggccaagtccttaggggcggagtcgttaacaatcagaggagactctcaactggtcattaaccaagtaaatgggatgtgtgatgtcaaagaagatcgaatgaagaagtaccttaacaaagtgaaacgccttgcccggaaattttcaactataagttttattcaacttcccagggaggagaacgctgaagcagacgccttggcaaaagccgcctcggcaggAGTCATAGACGAGTTTGACGACGTTcagtacatgccgagcatagacatccctgacatacagcagataggaggaggagaaaattggatgagtccaataataatctatctcaaagaggggaggcttccagaagacaaggatgaagcgagaaagttaagggtcaggtcggccaagtatgtcatcataaatgaggtgttgtacaagcgaggcttttctcaaccctacttaagatgtctggctcctgacgagtcaaactatgttctgagggaagttcatgaaggatcgtgtggaaatcattcaggggcaagatcccttgtccataagatcgtccgtgccggctactattggccaagaATGCAGGTAGACGCTAAatcctatgtcaaggtatgtgatcaatgccagcgttatagcaatgtgcccAGACAGCCGTCCGAGTATCAGACcccaatgacggccccatggcccttcgcacagtggggactggatatcctaggtccttttCCCATAGGAgtccggcaaatgaagtttttggtggtaggaatagattactttaccaagtgggtagaagccgagcctcttgcagcaatcactcaacagaacgtgaaaaatttcgtatggaagaacatcctatgcaggttcggagtacccagggtattagtatctgacaacgggcgtcaatttgacaacgcacccttcagggacttctgcaatcattttggtatcaagaatcactactcttcaccctcccatccacaggcaaatgggcaagcagaagtagcaaaccgatccctgctgaaaatcatcaagactcggcttgagggggcaaaagggatatggccagacgagctaccgggtgttctttgggcctataggacgaccgcACAAACtccaacaggagagaccccgttcaaactagcctatgggagtgaagctgtcataccagcggaggtccaCATGGCAAGTCatcgagtgatggagtaccaggagaaagacaacggggaacaacttcgcctcgacctcgatcttatcgatgaggtaagaatggatgcggaacaaaggacggcaaggtacaaaaatctcatggtcagacagcatgatgccatggttaAGCCCAGACGGTTCGGTATgagggaccttgtcctcaaaagggtctccttggcgactaGGAACCCAGcacatggaaaactgggacccaattgggaaggaccctacagggtaatcaactgcaaaaggcaggggtcctactacctggaagccctggacgggcggaagttagggcatccttggaacgtggaacatctgcgaaggtactatcagtgatgagcggggacgagggaagtcagtggcaaaatttCAGTTGTGATTTGCTTGTTTGCTTCTATTTACTTGtgcttttactactattatggtgtgttatgaataaaagtgcactagttcttaaacttctgcactacttacagactagcttatgaaagatgatgctatgtacttgatatcttaataaggcactagctcaTAAGCGCgtgccaagtttgtgaacaaggttcatgtaataatatggtttggatttcttatgtacttgaattccagtttccttgataatatccacggacgaggcaaaagccttagacaaataaaatctcGGGACGAAGGcaaagatttcctttaaataaggataaggcaaagaaaaaaatgctaaggccttctcgtccaaaactttcctttaaataaggataaggcaaagaaaaaaatgctaaggccttctcgtccaaaactttcctttaaataaggataaggcaaagaaaaaatgctaaggccttctcgtccaaaactttcctttaaataaggataaggcaaagaaaaaaatgctaaggccttctcgtccaacgctttcctttaaaaaggataaagcaagagagaaaggccaaggcccactcgtctaagaaggaAAAGTAAGCCTTAAGATATAACATTCCAGAGACGAACACTCGTCAAGACGAGAAGACATAACATTATAAACTGCTTACGAGAAAGCGAATAAAAATTGCCTAAGGGACGGGCCAAAGTAATGCAGTCGTCATCagtcctaagtgggtcgtccatagAAAGATTGTAGACGGTCACTCAACACTTAGAGCGTAGTTTAAAGGACAATGAAATAAATTATGACAAACAAAAAAGGATATTCTTTAACTTGAAAAGGGTAGAcggccaccgtccaaaaacccttataaagtaAACAGTAAAATACATTGTTCATAAGCTCGTCTAGAATACTCTAGACGAGGAAAATTGTACTCGaataacatttcaaattctcagatacattttaaataagataaaagagaaaagaagaaagctagACAACAATAACTTCTTCAAGGGGAAGGGGCATCAGCATTAGGGTCGTCCTGGGCTGGTCtggtggaagcgtcgtcctcAACGTTGACATCGTCTGAACCTGTGTGGacgagagaacttgtagcagcagcAAGGTTGAGTTTGATGACGCTAAAGTCAACTTCTGGAAAGCTGTCCATAGCGTCCATCCTAAAGTCCTCAAACCCTGCTGCATAGTTCGTGTCCATCAGGTCAGTAAACTCCTTGGACGCCTTGAACTCCTCCACCgcctcgtctttagctttcttcAGAAGTTGGCTCAACTCGtcattttccttttgaagaagttCAAGACGCTCGTCCTTCTTGGCAGTGTCAgacttcagctcccccaccaaaaCCTTGAACTcctcaacctcgtccttggccttgttcgccacctctgcccacgtcctacagtcgtttttgatctcttctattcttttctctagaaggatcctcgtcctgtccaactcagtggcctgcctggacgcagctacGAACTTGGACATAGCctacataaaagaaaaggaagtttAAATGATAGAAACAATATTGGGCAAACATGGGCAAATCAAGACGAGGCAAAGATAGTcaccttgaagagatcgtggacgccAGAATGCTCgaaatctttcaaggacatgttgtagcacgcagccacgtcctcgcctTTCACAGCTTCTTGAAAACGCTCCCAAGCCAGATCCTCGTTCCCCAATAAGTTAGTAGAAATCCCTTGAGGGGGCTGGGACGAGTCAATAGCaggggacttggacggagtggCGCTTAGGGGCGTGGACGAGTCAACATCAAGGACCAGGACGGGCGGTTGGGAAGTAGGCTCAGGCCTAGCAGTTTCAGGCCTGGACGACCCAGACTTAGCTTTCTTCCCCCGACGACTTGGCAGGCTAGTcaagtccacatgcttggacaagcttttccttttCTCACCAGAAACAAGACGAGGTTGGGGTTGAGGCTCAGATCTAGCTGCCTCGTCGACaacttccttccccttgtttcccttcatggttgccattcctaaaaaaaaaaaaaaaaaaaaaaaactttagaaaagacatataaataataataaaacaaatgtcTTAAAGTGCaacactcacgtctacgggtgGTTAGCTCGTGTGCTAAGGCGTCGACGGACGGTTCAGGGCCGAGTCCCCACTTGTGTAGACGCTTAAGGGTCACTAACGAGTGGAAGTCTCGTTCAGGATGTAGACGGACCCTGTGGACGCGGTCACGATGGAACTTGCTCAAAGAGGGTCGTCCAACGGCTGGAAAGGGAAGAAACAAATTAAGGTCAGACCATCGTCCAAACAGaaagtataatataaaagaaacaaaaaagaagaacgtgacataccttctggacgaaggttccctatgtctccagtataaggagcaaatgaatctctaccaatctcaacgggatgccccgcccagaaaccagagacgaagaaaaactccgtcttccagtttctgtcagacgagggcaaagacttaatcagtctacagtcattgcccctggctgtgaactgatggaagcctcgagattgatttatctcggagggtttatagcagtacaagaactcgtccacggtaatAGGACGGTTCCCgtcaaacacctccatccataagacttgcatggagaccactagtctccatgcgttggggttaagCTGATACACTCCCAAGCCCAACCTAGTTagtaattccctagcaaaggcatttaaagggagtctaagcccccctaacaaataggcttcataaacacctattccaaaacgaggCTGACAACACCACTCACCTCGGACAGCTAGCCTAGGGTTTAAATCATCAGGAATTTGAAACCAAGTCCTAAGGGAATCTAACCTTCTCTCGTCCGTCCTGGAAGGAACCTCTAGAGCACAACTATACACGGTTTCCTGTTCGTCTaaaggggaggacggcgggGAGCTCGTCGAGGTGTCAGCCCCAGAAGCTGTCCTCGTCCTAATACTCTCTTGAAGAGTTTCTACAGGGattccaggaacaccagatgtgtattcctcagttgtgtgaccactactactactggcGTTACTAGAGGTGTCATAACTAGAGTCGTCGTGATACTCATCTATGGCCCTgaccacactgtcgctagacgagcAGGAGGCCATTGAAAACGCCCTAACACTTAACAAGGAAAACTAAAGTGAGTATAGAAagattacctggctctagatgagggacactaaggacgctgaggatattcttagacgaatcgacggacgagagtgtcaaagcggaaaatttgaaaaagtgagaggggcatgagagagaaaccactatttataagcag comes from Castanea sativa cultivar Marrone di Chiusa Pesio chromosome 3, ASM4071231v1 and encodes:
- the LOC142626798 gene encoding uncharacterized protein LOC142626798 translates to MATMKGNKGKEVVDEAARSEPQPQPRLVSGEKRKSLSKHVDLTSLPSRRGKKAKSGSSRPETARPEPTSQPPVLVLDVDSSTPLSATPSKSPAIDSSQPPQGISTNLLGNEDLAWERFQEAVKGEDVAACYNMSLKDFEHSGVHDLFKAMSKFVAASRQATELDRTRILLEKRIEEIKNDCRTWAEVANKAKDEVEEFKVLVGELKSDTAKKDERLELLQKENDELSQLLKKAKDEAVEEFKASKEFTDLMDTNYAAGFEDFRMDAMDSFPEVDFSVIKLNLAAATSSLVHTGSDDVNVEDDASTRPAQDDPNADAPSP